The following proteins are co-located in the Lacticaseibacillus paracasei subsp. paracasei genome:
- a CDS encoding metal ABC transporter solute-binding protein, whose product MFKRLLTAFSVMLLAILAVACSTSAKSGSNQKIQVVATVDFYGEVAKAVGGDQVSVQSIIDNPAIDPHDYEPTTKVGKQVATANLIVASGIGYDGWMDKLVKSESKSKQYLRVADDLMDKHEGDNEHIWYDPRTMPKLANALADKFAKQDPSKKAIFKANAKKYIASLDNLNALIQKLKQNVHDQKVDVSEPVFGYALDYLGYKVNNTHFAQATEEGTDYSAKDINGVQDDIKEKKIAFFVNNSQASSKIVDGLVKLAKQHDVPVLNVSETLPKGKNYRTWMTSQYQQLEKIQAKADKTN is encoded by the coding sequence ATGTTCAAACGATTATTGACCGCCTTCAGCGTCATGTTGTTGGCAATCCTTGCTGTCGCTTGCAGCACCAGCGCCAAATCTGGCAGCAACCAAAAGATTCAAGTTGTGGCTACCGTCGATTTTTACGGTGAAGTAGCTAAAGCAGTCGGCGGCGATCAGGTGAGTGTCCAATCGATCATCGACAATCCCGCCATTGATCCCCATGACTACGAACCCACCACTAAAGTCGGTAAACAAGTGGCCACCGCCAACCTCATCGTTGCCAGTGGTATCGGCTATGATGGCTGGATGGACAAGCTCGTGAAATCCGAAAGCAAGTCCAAACAATACTTACGGGTGGCCGATGACCTCATGGACAAACACGAAGGCGATAACGAACATATTTGGTATGACCCACGCACCATGCCTAAACTTGCCAATGCCTTGGCAGATAAGTTTGCCAAACAGGACCCATCCAAAAAGGCCATCTTCAAAGCCAACGCCAAGAAGTACATCGCCTCACTCGATAACCTCAATGCTTTGATTCAGAAACTCAAGCAAAACGTTCACGATCAAAAAGTCGACGTCTCCGAACCTGTCTTCGGCTACGCGCTGGACTATCTAGGCTACAAGGTTAACAACACCCACTTCGCCCAAGCTACCGAAGAAGGCACCGATTACAGTGCCAAAGACATCAACGGTGTTCAAGACGATATTAAAGAAAAGAAAATCGCCTTTTTCGTAAACAACAGCCAAGCCAGCTCGAAAATCGTCGACGGTCTCGTCAAATTAGCCAAGCAACACGATGTTCCTGTGCTCAACGTCTCCGAAACCCTGCCAAAGGGCAAAAATTATCGCACTTGGATGACCAGTCAATACCAACAGTTAGAAAAAATCCAAGCAAAGGCCGACAAAACAAACTAG
- a CDS encoding SEC10/PgrA surface exclusion domain-containing protein, producing MLYNRVKEHVVNDRKKMYKRGSQWVVVSAFALALGGVALTQLQPVNAAETDTHLVVQPVTLTQDGQVSQPAAAQTEPASAVKNTQPVATANAAKANGEASPAAAQQQATAAYQAASQAANANTSMPASSGMTEAEWQAQQAKYDQAKSDAAVSEAAEKQKTSEAEASYANSLASQAAAQKQQDQASLAAASSSAASSLAALQSQQASSYAAASQSANAQIDSLNAQRTSGQPTETVSDGGTFDYVAKHGLWTNVVTHKDNNSNWNGNYLVQNLPVFKDPSQAGMMDNIYVNSDDGEGNDINKIPSWSLGDVVQNNQLTDAQKNELNQYAMMLVNNYRKSMGLAPISTTQDFLNKVQQRGNSLKNGHMIHNPNLTSQIFGHSMDETLTSIDFSSFMGNRNGQNPTMLGVMEAVSTSINRLFNFDDDSNNGHRNILLGDDTTTGFSLQYNTTDNVWVMNSNGDGYIYKGANIATVPAQISSPSTGQDNNKEIDQKIQTVKDNLQNLKNSQDQTYQAQKTALNNAVQQLADQFASQEAQAEKDNNSKVQAFNAQQKSALASFIAALTKQVEALNPGPKPSTPSSGASSSGASSAGSSAASSAASSSASSAGSSAASSAASSSASSAGSSAASSAASSSASSAANPKTSSAAVIPVVAAQPSSSQPMSRVAQKNGKHAYPATGESQAGAILAEAGAVVIAVLGLAGVRKYRHAK from the coding sequence ATGTTATATAACCGGGTTAAAGAACATGTTGTTAATGATAGAAAAAAGATGTACAAACGCGGCAGCCAGTGGGTCGTAGTTTCCGCATTTGCCTTAGCGTTAGGTGGTGTCGCCTTGACGCAACTTCAACCTGTCAATGCTGCAGAAACAGACACGCACCTTGTCGTTCAGCCAGTGACACTCACCCAAGATGGACAAGTGAGTCAACCGGCGGCAGCACAAACTGAACCTGCAAGTGCTGTTAAAAACACCCAACCTGTAGCAACAGCCAACGCCGCTAAAGCCAACGGTGAGGCCAGTCCGGCAGCTGCACAACAACAAGCAACTGCGGCCTATCAAGCAGCAAGTCAAGCCGCCAATGCCAACACCAGCATGCCAGCTTCATCAGGCATGACCGAAGCAGAATGGCAGGCACAACAAGCAAAATATGATCAAGCCAAATCAGACGCAGCTGTCTCTGAAGCTGCTGAAAAGCAAAAGACCAGTGAAGCAGAAGCTTCTTATGCCAACAGCTTAGCAAGCCAAGCTGCAGCGCAAAAACAGCAAGATCAAGCTTCTTTGGCAGCTGCTAGCTCAAGTGCAGCAAGTAGCCTAGCAGCATTACAATCACAGCAAGCGTCATCTTATGCAGCTGCCAGTCAGTCCGCAAATGCGCAAATTGATTCATTGAATGCTCAACGGACTTCTGGTCAGCCCACAGAGACAGTAAGTGACGGTGGTACTTTTGATTATGTTGCAAAGCACGGCCTTTGGACAAACGTTGTTACTCATAAAGATAATAACAGTAATTGGAATGGTAATTATCTAGTACAGAATCTTCCAGTATTCAAAGATCCAAGTCAAGCTGGTATGATGGATAATATTTATGTTAATTCAGACGATGGAGAAGGAAATGATATTAATAAAATTCCTTCTTGGTCTTTAGGTGATGTTGTTCAGAATAATCAATTAACAGATGCTCAAAAGAATGAATTAAACCAATATGCTATGATGCTAGTTAATAATTATCGTAAATCAATGGGACTTGCTCCCATCTCAACTACTCAAGATTTTCTTAATAAAGTGCAACAACGAGGTAATAGTCTTAAAAATGGTCATATGATTCATAATCCTAACTTAACTTCGCAAATTTTTGGTCACAGTATGGATGAAACTTTAACATCAATTGATTTTTCATCTTTTATGGGAAATCGTAATGGTCAAAATCCTACCATGCTTGGAGTGATGGAAGCAGTTTCGACATCTATTAATAGATTATTTAATTTTGACGATGATAGTAATAATGGTCATCGCAACATTCTTCTTGGCGATGATACAACAACAGGTTTTTCTTTACAATATAATACTACTGATAATGTATGGGTAATGAATTCTAATGGTGATGGTTATATTTATAAAGGCGCAAACATTGCAACGGTTCCGGCACAAATCTCATCACCTTCTACCGGCCAAGACAATAACAAAGAAATTGATCAAAAAATTCAAACCGTAAAAGATAATCTTCAGAATCTCAAGAACAGTCAAGATCAAACTTATCAAGCTCAAAAGACCGCTTTGAACAACGCAGTTCAGCAACTTGCTGATCAGTTCGCCAGTCAAGAAGCACAAGCGGAAAAAGACAATAACAGTAAGGTTCAAGCTTTCAATGCGCAACAAAAAAGTGCCTTGGCTTCATTTATTGCTGCATTAACTAAACAGGTTGAAGCGTTGAATCCCGGTCCTAAGCCGTCAACGCCTTCTAGTGGTGCCTCATCATCGGGTGCATCCAGTGCGGGGAGTTCAGCAGCATCAAGTGCTGCTAGCTCGTCTGCCTCAAGTGCAGGCAGTTCAGCAGCGTCAAGTGCTGCCAGTTCGTCTGCATCCAGCGCAGGCAGTTCAGCAGCATCGAGTGCTGCCAGTTCGTCTGCATCCAGTGCGGCTAACCCGAAGACTTCCAGTGCTGCTGTTATCCCAGTTGTTGCCGCACAGCCTTCAAGTAGTCAGCCGATGAGTCGGGTTGCTCAGAAGAATGGCAAACATGCCTATCCTGCAACTGGTGAAAGCCAAGCGGGCGCAATTTTGGCTGAGGCCGGTGCTGTCGTGATTGCGGTTCTTGGCTTGGCCGGAGTTCGCAAGTATCGTCACGCAAAGTAA